The DNA segment CCTGCGTCGGGTCGAACTTGAGGACGACGACGCGAACCTCGTCACCCACGTTGAACATCTCGCTGGGGTGACCGATGCGGCCCCACGACATGTCCGTGATGTGCAAGAGGCCGTCGATGCCGCCCAGGTCGATGAACGCACCGTAGTCGGTGAGGTTCTTGACCACGCCCTTGAGGACCGCACCCTCCTTCAGGTTCTTGAGGGTCTCCTTCTTCATCTCCTCGCGCTGCTTCTCGAGGAGCACGCGGCGGCTCAGGACGATGTTGCCGCGCTTCTTGTTGAACTTGATGACCTTGAACTCGAATTCCTTCGAGATGTACTGGTCAAGGTTGCGCACGGGCCGGATGTCGACCTGGCTGCCCGGGAGGAACGCCTTCACGCCGATGTCGACGGAGAGGCCACCCTTCACGCGGCCGACGATGGTGCCCTTGACGATCTCATCGCGCTCGCAGGCGGCGCTGATCTCGTCCCAGATGCGCATCTTGTCGGCCTTCTCCTTGGAGAGGACGACCATGCCGGTGTCGTTCTCACGGCTCTCCAGGAGGACCTCGACCGGGTCGCCCGCCTTGACGGAGATCTCTCCGCGAGGGCTGGTGAACTCGGAGATCGGGACCTGACCCTCGGACTTGTAGCCGATGTCGACGATCGCGAAGTCCTTGGTCACCTGCACGACGGTGCCCTTGACGATCTCCCCTTCCTTCAGGATGCCGTCGCCACCGCGCTGCTTGAGCGACTCTTCGAACATCGCCGCGAAGTTCTCATCGCCGGCGTCCGTCTCGATCTGCTGGTTCACGTTCTGCTGCATGGAGTTGGAAGTCCTTTGAAACGGTACAGCTGCCCCCTGATTTGATGGACGGGGCCTCCGCGCGGGGAGCAGCGGGAGGTCACGGACGTCCCCACCTCTGGGGACTTTTGAATGAAGCCGCGCACCCTAGACACCGGTTATTCCGGTAGTCAAGCGCGCTCGTGCCCCATGTGCTGATCACGGGATGCGCTCCGCCGGAACTGTCAAGACCCGGTGGGACCTTCCGCATCTCTCGAACTAAGTCCGCTCGCCCTCCCGCGCACCCCTGACTTCAGGGAGTCACGCGAGCGACCGGTGCACCTGTCCGGTCAGCGAGCCCGCGCACTGTACTCGAAAAATCCGCTGAAATGCGACCGCTCGCGTGCACGCCCGTTCCGCTCGTGGGTCGAGGTCCGCGAGTCCGGTGCCCGGCGTGAGTCATGGGGGAGGTGCGCCCGGGGGGGTGGACTGTTTTCCCGCACGTCGGCGGCCGCGGGCCTCTTCCTTCCCTTCCCTCGCATGAAGTCGCGGCCCTCGCTCCGGGCTGGCGCCGTGTACTGGGATTCCAAGAAGGACATAGAATGCCGCGTTCACTTCTCGGCTGGCACAGGATGTCCATGCTTCGTTGGAGCCCTTCCCTCCTTCTGGTGGTCGTCGCCCTCCTGGGCGCGGGCCGAGTGTCCGCGCAGGGCGTGGACTCGAATCGGCTCATCCTGTCGCGAGACAGGAACGTGGAGGTCCTGCTCGTCGAGGAGAAGGCCTACGCGGGCGCGTCCCACACGCTGGGGTGGCTCTATTACGACGACCTGGTGTCGCGGGGGTACGTCGACATCGGGAACCCGGATGATCCCAACGATGACGTGCTCATCGACGTCGAGGGCAACGGCATCCCGGACTTCCACGAGGACCTGTACAACCTCAATCCGGACCGGGGTTACATCGGCGAGGCCACGCGGTGCATCCCGGAGCGCATCTTCTTCCATCGGCGGGCGGAGACCGGTGATGTGCTCCGTCTGCGCGAGCCGGAGCTGCTGACGGGCGGTTGCACGTCTGCCACCAGCTACTCGCCGAATGGTGGGCCCAAGCGGTGGCCGGACGGTGTGCCGGACTATCCCGAGCGTCCGGTGGGCGCGGTGGTGGGCCAGCGCGTGCGCGACGCGACGGACCTGGTGGATGCGAGCGGGAACTTCCGCCCGGGTGCGGTGCCGGGGCTGCTGGACGCGTACTTCAGCGACCGGGGCGTCTTCCCTCACGTCCCCAACCTGCTCGAGCCGGATGACTCGCAGAACGGGCACATGGGGTTGGGGAACATCATCCTGCTGAGCGCGGATGACGATGCGAACCTGTGCCCGGGGTCGCCCGCGGTGGAGTGCCTCACGCCGCGGCTGGCGTCCCGAGGCCCGGGGCAGCCGGCGTCGGTGGGGCCCATCTGGGACCTGTCGAGCGCGCTGGATGGACTGCCCGATTACAAGGCGAGCGCGTTCGGTCCGGATGGGCGCGTCATCGCGGGTCGGGACGTGACGGCGGCCATCGACGAAGAGGACCGCCGGGTGAGCCTGGGGACGGTGACGGGGGGACGGGAGATCGTCTTCTTCCTCGTCACGTACCTGGAGCATGAGTACGACGGCGCCACGGATGCGTGCTTCCTGTCCGCCGTGACACCCGAGGGCCGGTACCAGTGCGAGCTGTGGGGGCACGGAGACATCAACGTCTTCTTCTCGAAGACGATCCTGAACCTGGACCTGCATCAGTCGGTGTCGACGGACCGTGTGACGACGGTCAACCCGAGCTCGACCTGGCTCACTCCGACGGGCTACTCCCGACTCCAGTCGCGCGAGTACGGCAAGGTGCAGATCGTCGAGTCGTTCGAGATGGACGCGTGGAGCTATCAGCAGCGCACGCCGCACGTGTTGATGCTGGCGCCGATGGAGTCGACGGACA comes from the Myxococcus fulvus genome and includes:
- a CDS encoding Ig-like domain repeat protein, with the protein product MLRWSPSLLLVVVALLGAGRVSAQGVDSNRLILSRDRNVEVLLVEEKAYAGASHTLGWLYYDDLVSRGYVDIGNPDDPNDDVLIDVEGNGIPDFHEDLYNLNPDRGYIGEATRCIPERIFFHRRAETGDVLRLREPELLTGGCTSATSYSPNGGPKRWPDGVPDYPERPVGAVVGQRVRDATDLVDASGNFRPGAVPGLLDAYFSDRGVFPHVPNLLEPDDSQNGHMGLGNIILLSADDDANLCPGSPAVECLTPRLASRGPGQPASVGPIWDLSSALDGLPDYKASAFGPDGRVIAGRDVTAAIDEEDRRVSLGTVTGGREIVFFLVTYLEHEYDGATDACFLSAVTPEGRYQCELWGHGDINVFFSKTILNLDLHQSVSTDRVTTVNPSSTWLTPTGYSRLQSREYGKVQIVESFEMDAWSYQQRTPHVLMLAPMESTDTWVMTWEDLTAGGDRSFNDLTLLIRGVGLEPTVTRLEHQGGPIIEGEPTFFTAYVTDVPGVPLTTGSVSFYVNGDFVTAQDVDGAGTATVDLTFFPMGEHHVSAEFGGIDNVYSWSTSEELLVVAEPGDGGSMPDAGQPDGGPRDAGTPDAGGFDAGPQDAGAPDSGPIDAGEEPDAGDGGGTTPEPDAGDDGGTTPEPDAGDGGGTTPEPDAGDGGGTTPEPDAGDGGGTTPEPDAGDGGGTTPEPEPDAGDGDAGTTPDAGTEDAGPSDPNGPSEPELPGPRDLTVTGWGCGATDASSASFVMLALWVGVSFLRTRRKKLD